One genomic segment of Terriglobia bacterium includes these proteins:
- a CDS encoding class I SAM-dependent methyltransferase — MTQRINVYRVKKWRSRLGPRLCPYDNRLFLGRWFFYQRFQRALNCCPDSPQSRVMDFGCWEGHFLPSLLANYHQVWGVDNDRASVVEEIPGTWTILQCARSLCSEESPSTSHLRLVKADGQSLPVRGGFFDIVFCLDTLPYVRKNSRAQVIIELRRVLKPGGTIIISLPVEMGASLVLRELLRRLSGSFQQNYKTSDLLRAILFSPRQQPDENEAASLVGYDYREDIDAIESQFIIRRREFLPWNWLKWLSPTILLVCETRPDRA; from the coding sequence ATGACGCAACGAATTAATGTCTATCGAGTAAAGAAATGGCGGAGTCGATTGGGACCCCGACTCTGCCCCTACGACAACCGCCTCTTCCTAGGGCGGTGGTTTTTTTATCAGAGATTTCAGCGGGCCCTCAATTGCTGTCCTGATTCCCCTCAATCCCGCGTGATGGATTTCGGGTGCTGGGAAGGCCATTTCCTTCCCAGCTTACTGGCGAATTACCATCAGGTTTGGGGGGTGGACAATGACAGGGCCTCGGTAGTAGAAGAGATCCCGGGAACATGGACGATCCTTCAGTGCGCGCGCAGCCTTTGCTCGGAGGAGAGTCCATCCACCTCGCATCTTCGCCTCGTCAAAGCAGACGGCCAATCATTGCCTGTTCGCGGGGGGTTTTTCGATATTGTTTTCTGCCTGGATACCCTGCCCTATGTTCGGAAGAATTCGCGTGCCCAGGTGATCATCGAACTTCGCCGTGTGTTGAAACCGGGCGGCACAATCATCATCAGCTTGCCTGTCGAAATGGGAGCGAGCCTGGTGCTGCGCGAGTTGCTGCGGAGGCTTTCAGGCAGTTTTCAGCAAAATTATAAGACGTCCGATCTGCTCCGTGCCATCCTCTTCTCACCCCGGCAGCAGCCGGATGAAAATGAAGCGGCAAGCCTGGTCGGTTACGATTACCGGGAGGATATTGATGCCATCGAGTCGCAATTCATTATTCGGCGGAGGGAGTTCCTGCCGTGGAACTGGCTGAAGTGGTTGTCTCCCACCATTCTCCTGGTCTGCGAAACGAGACCGGACCGGGCATGA
- a CDS encoding glycosyltransferase family 39 protein, which produces MSNRSRRDLTLLGALVLAETLPFVNRAIHLDENTYLAIARHVSHNFWFPEDFASLWFGIPSLNFAPHTHPPGLPYFLDLMMQLFQGETVWLMRLGFLIFPLAYAFTGYLLACRFTRRPLAAAALMMATPAVLVFSSTLMPDLPMTTFWLLSALSFVCGLDEGKPWKVILTGVLLSLGTSVSYQAVFMSLLLLLYAVVTQKGGGIRKIPWFWILSSLGLPWMALTVFWCAGYLHYGFWPARVSIKYLATAHVFGVDYFQQKLLGMISTLGGTLLICFSIFLVFVKRERWKGLIVVLGLALAACAWMPQSYSAFERGEYIIFALGGLSLIGLVMRFLWSAIKGTFAGDRVSASHIFLGCWVLGVIVYTILLFEFSAARYIVAIAPAVSIIFVIEVERLFHRAEVRRTILGATFIVTWGLALAVAYADYQFVNSYRDFSKWFSHKYAPAQGTFWVGTEAGLRFYMELEGGRTLVNAFSPTNPECLPGVKWGEDHFGRPRSNDLLVRPESFLRYPLSSDLELSEMIDSRTLTSRLPIRTYGPLSHAGLHGTNVGLLPFAFSSAPLDRIEVYRCR; this is translated from the coding sequence ATGAGCAATCGGTCTCGCCGCGATCTGACCCTCCTGGGGGCATTGGTCCTGGCAGAGACCTTGCCGTTTGTCAACCGTGCCATACACCTGGATGAAAACACCTACCTCGCGATTGCCCGTCACGTTTCGCACAACTTCTGGTTTCCTGAGGACTTTGCCAGCCTCTGGTTTGGCATTCCCTCTCTGAACTTCGCGCCCCACACTCATCCGCCAGGTCTTCCGTATTTCCTCGATCTGATGATGCAATTATTCCAGGGGGAGACCGTGTGGTTAATGCGTCTGGGCTTCTTGATTTTCCCATTGGCTTATGCCTTCACGGGGTATCTCCTGGCTTGCCGATTTACCCGGCGCCCTCTGGCCGCAGCCGCGCTCATGATGGCCACACCAGCCGTCCTGGTCTTTTCATCCACGTTGATGCCGGACCTTCCCATGACCACCTTTTGGCTCTTGTCCGCCCTGAGCTTCGTGTGCGGTCTTGATGAGGGAAAACCCTGGAAAGTCATACTGACTGGCGTTCTTTTGTCGCTGGGCACATCGGTCAGCTACCAGGCAGTCTTTATGAGTTTATTGTTGCTCCTTTACGCAGTGGTGACTCAGAAGGGCGGGGGCATCCGCAAAATTCCCTGGTTCTGGATTTTGAGCAGCCTGGGTCTGCCTTGGATGGCTTTGACTGTATTTTGGTGCGCAGGGTATCTTCACTACGGATTCTGGCCGGCCAGGGTGAGCATCAAGTACCTGGCGACCGCCCACGTATTTGGCGTCGACTATTTTCAGCAGAAGCTGCTCGGAATGATATCGACCTTGGGCGGAACCCTTTTGATTTGCTTCTCCATCTTTCTCGTGTTTGTCAAAAGAGAAAGATGGAAAGGACTGATAGTGGTCTTAGGATTGGCGCTGGCAGCCTGTGCGTGGATGCCGCAAAGTTATTCCGCGTTCGAAAGAGGGGAGTACATCATCTTTGCCCTCGGCGGGCTGTCGTTGATTGGACTGGTCATGCGCTTTCTATGGTCCGCGATCAAAGGGACATTTGCGGGGGACCGAGTGTCAGCAAGTCATATTTTCCTGGGTTGCTGGGTCTTGGGGGTGATCGTATACACCATTCTTCTGTTTGAATTCTCAGCTGCACGTTACATTGTTGCGATCGCACCGGCAGTGTCCATTATCTTTGTGATCGAAGTGGAGCGCCTCTTCCATCGCGCCGAAGTCCGCCGGACTATCCTGGGCGCGACATTCATCGTCACGTGGGGGCTGGCCCTTGCGGTTGCCTATGCTGATTATCAGTTTGTGAACTCCTATCGCGATTTTTCAAAATGGTTTTCGCACAAATATGCACCGGCTCAAGGGACGTTCTGGGTCGGGACTGAAGCGGGGTTGCGTTTCTACATGGAGCTTGAAGGCGGCCGGACCCTGGTGAATGCCTTCAGCCCTACGAATCCGGAATGCCTCCCGGGAGTGAAGTGGGGGGAAGATCATTTTGGGCGTCCCCGCTCAAACGACTTGCTGGTGCGCCCGGAAAGCTTCCTCCGATACCCCCTCTCGTCTGATTTGGAGCTGTCGGAAATGATCGATTCAAGGACCTTGACCTCCCGTCTTCCGATCCGAACTTACGGCCCCTTATCCCACGCGGGTTTGCATGGAACTAATGTGGGCTTGCTTCCATTCGCATTCTCGAGTGCTCCATTGGACAGAATCGAAGTTTATCGATGCAGATGA
- a CDS encoding amidohydrolase family protein, with the protein MKIRIFTALAFSLAMVGLTLGEANPASVVKSALVKAGRVLDVKSGQYLLNQGILIEGGIIRKIGALDTFLGGVPDNTVVIDLSHATILPGLIDCHAHLLDAMDPTINGADELTLTITKFAPTKRVLLGAAMAREELEGGFTTVRVVGHSGIDGDVSLRDAIRNGWVPGPRIVASARKITPYGGQAQVMPFQSGVAQAIVDQEYLPVSNPEEGRRAVLENLRVGADLIKVVVDEGARVLNDETMKAIVTEAHRVGVRVAAHATSPSGIQVAIDAGVDSIEHADEASAEQFQTMRDKGIYLVPTLWPRDMLVVARSTTNPPPGTRPDPEATKDQIVAEQRAKLDLARKVGVKMAFGSDEWYAWPDKTRGQATRRLLEALQTYGMPPADALRAATVNAADLLNIGHLLGSLEPGKYADLIALEGDPLTNLVDLEKVRYVMKGGVVVRDDFHPVSNRKTDSGR; encoded by the coding sequence ATGAAAATTCGAATCTTTACCGCCCTGGCGTTTAGTCTCGCCATGGTGGGATTGACTCTGGGGGAGGCCAATCCGGCCTCTGTGGTCAAATCCGCTTTGGTGAAAGCGGGACGAGTGCTCGATGTGAAGTCAGGCCAGTACCTCCTCAATCAGGGGATCCTTATTGAAGGGGGAATCATCCGGAAGATCGGGGCATTGGACACCTTCCTGGGGGGCGTGCCTGACAACACCGTCGTCATTGACCTCAGTCATGCCACCATCCTCCCAGGCCTGATCGACTGTCACGCCCACCTGCTTGATGCCATGGATCCGACCATCAATGGCGCTGATGAGCTGACGCTCACGATCACAAAATTCGCTCCGACCAAGCGGGTACTGCTTGGCGCCGCGATGGCACGGGAGGAGCTCGAAGGGGGTTTCACCACGGTGCGCGTCGTGGGTCATTCGGGAATCGACGGTGACGTGTCGCTGCGCGATGCCATACGCAACGGCTGGGTGCCCGGGCCGCGGATCGTGGCTTCGGCCCGCAAGATTACCCCCTACGGCGGGCAGGCCCAGGTCATGCCCTTTCAGTCCGGGGTGGCCCAAGCCATTGTCGACCAGGAGTACCTGCCGGTGAGTAATCCGGAGGAGGGGCGTCGCGCGGTTCTCGAGAACCTGCGCGTCGGAGCGGACTTGATCAAGGTGGTGGTGGACGAGGGGGCCCGCGTGCTCAATGATGAGACGATGAAGGCCATCGTCACAGAAGCTCATCGTGTCGGTGTGCGGGTCGCGGCCCACGCCACCTCCCCGTCGGGAATTCAGGTGGCGATAGACGCAGGCGTCGATTCCATTGAACACGCCGATGAGGCCTCGGCGGAGCAATTCCAGACCATGCGGGACAAGGGCATTTACTTGGTTCCAACACTATGGCCGCGCGACATGCTCGTCGTGGCGAGATCGACCACAAACCCGCCGCCCGGTACACGCCCTGACCCGGAAGCGACGAAAGACCAGATCGTCGCCGAGCAACGCGCCAAGTTAGACCTGGCAAGAAAGGTCGGAGTCAAGATGGCGTTCGGCTCTGACGAGTGGTACGCCTGGCCCGACAAGACTCGCGGACAAGCGACGCGGCGCCTCCTGGAGGCGTTGCAAACCTACGGGATGCCCCCGGCAGATGCGCTGCGCGCCGCCACCGTGAACGCCGCCGACCTGCTCAACATCGGACACCTCCTGGGGTCTCTCGAGCCAGGAAAATACGCCGACCTGATCGCCCTCGAGGGAGATCCGCTCACGAATTTGGTCGATTTGGAGAAGGTGAGATACGTCATGAAGGGCGGCGTGGTTGTCCGCGACGATTTCCACCCCGTATCGAATCGCAAAACAGATAGTGGTAGATGA
- a CDS encoding TetR/AcrR family transcriptional regulator, giving the protein MRRMPPVPALRARAKATAPPQQARSVEKRRKLLEAGRVLFGQKGYEATSIEGITTRAGAAAGAFYQYFSSKQQFLIVLMNELMGRLNRLDLRPGGGTDPQMGLRQFLAAAFRVDVVYFGVVRAWQEAVLTDRKLSTMQQQIESWTQARVLGVFRQLQKLPNALPRRDLPTFARMMDRHFWSLLARGSRLTPREFNREVKVAADVIYHYLFCDSIRGGNRRGQPRRPS; this is encoded by the coding sequence ATGAGGCGAATGCCGCCGGTTCCTGCCCTCCGAGCGAGAGCGAAAGCCACCGCCCCCCCGCAGCAGGCACGGAGCGTTGAGAAGCGACGCAAACTGCTCGAAGCAGGCCGGGTTCTATTTGGGCAGAAGGGATATGAGGCGACTTCCATCGAGGGAATCACAACCCGGGCCGGGGCCGCCGCCGGCGCGTTTTATCAGTATTTTTCCTCAAAGCAACAGTTTCTGATCGTCCTCATGAATGAACTGATGGGGCGATTGAACCGTCTTGACCTGCGCCCGGGCGGCGGCACCGATCCGCAGATGGGCCTGCGCCAGTTCTTGGCCGCCGCGTTTCGCGTTGATGTGGTCTATTTTGGCGTCGTTCGAGCGTGGCAGGAGGCCGTTCTCACCGACAGAAAACTCAGCACAATGCAGCAACAAATCGAATCGTGGACCCAAGCCCGGGTGCTCGGGGTCTTCCGACAGCTCCAAAAACTCCCCAATGCACTGCCACGGCGAGATCTGCCCACCTTCGCCCGAATGATGGACCGCCACTTCTGGTCCCTCCTGGCCCGCGGCTCGCGCCTGACACCTCGCGAGTTCAACCGAGAGGTCAAAGTGGCGGCCGACGTCATCTACCACTATCTGTTTTGCGATTCGATACGGGGTGGAAATCGTCGCGGACAACCACGCCGCCCTTCATGA
- a CDS encoding DUF5367 domain-containing protein, producing MARILQLGFILWMVGSIGIRLAGQRLLHPNQPLEAVLLYLVSFVLMGVAARRIFERLGLARDSWRQAASLLILPTLLLDPFSCAFFPTVFPNIDPAAAGVFGGWMLICCAGAVAGSWVKR from the coding sequence ATGGCACGCATCCTTCAACTCGGATTTATCCTCTGGATGGTGGGGAGCATCGGCATTCGCTTGGCCGGGCAACGTCTTCTGCACCCGAACCAGCCTCTCGAGGCGGTCCTTCTTTACCTGGTCAGCTTTGTTTTGATGGGCGTGGCCGCTCGCAGGATCTTTGAGCGCCTCGGACTGGCAAGGGATTCCTGGCGCCAGGCGGCCTCCCTTCTCATCCTCCCGACCTTGTTGCTGGACCCGTTCTCGTGTGCCTTTTTTCCCACGGTCTTTCCCAATATTGACCCCGCCGCCGCAGGGGTATTTGGCGGCTGGATGTTGATTTGTTGTGCCGGCGCTGTTGCAGGGTCGTGGGTGAAACGATGA
- a CDS encoding GNAT family N-acetyltransferase, protein MPKDNLKRMMKLAEKFFDTKNDPTQISITPASIDKLRKIHPDTLTEKNDKNGPIAWFIVIPTTKALMKGFVGRKITEQELLDHTPLGRSYDALYLCSALVLPEYRGRGVARGLISKTIKSIQKDHSIQYLFYWAFSAEGKRLATRIAEDFDLPLYKRPA, encoded by the coding sequence ATGCCTAAAGATAATTTAAAAAGAATGATGAAGCTGGCTGAGAAGTTTTTCGACACAAAGAACGATCCGACTCAAATTTCCATCACCCCGGCCAGCATCGACAAACTCAGGAAGATTCATCCCGACACCCTGACGGAAAAGAATGACAAGAACGGACCCATTGCCTGGTTTATCGTCATCCCCACGACCAAGGCCTTGATGAAAGGGTTCGTGGGAAGAAAGATCACCGAGCAGGAACTCCTCGACCACACCCCGTTGGGGAGGAGTTATGATGCCCTCTACTTATGCTCCGCCCTCGTATTGCCGGAATATCGAGGAAGGGGAGTGGCCCGGGGGTTGATTTCCAAGACCATTAAGTCCATCCAGAAAGACCACTCGATCCAGTACCTCTTCTACTGGGCGTTCAGCGCCGAGGGAAAGCGTTTGGCCACACGGATCGCCGAGGATTTCGACCTCCCCCTCTACAAAAGACCGGCGTGA
- a CDS encoding SUMF1/EgtB/PvdO family nonheme iron enzyme yields the protein MITPSTEPSLTGLLNDLQEARERTLELIEDLTDEQMIGPRLAIVNPLRWEIGHVGWFQEYWILRHYRRQMPIGADRDRLYDSAAVAHDTRWDLLLPSKAETVAYIQQILKRVVEGEGRGPLGEPDRYNEAYFIRLALLHEYMHAEAITYTRQTLGYPPPRIRITGRSSSEGEKDQLSTTGMERPTDDSGPDLGDAEIPGGTFHLGSTPDMPFVFDNEQWAHPVTVKAFRMARGAVTNREFAAFVEDEGYKRREFWTDAGWIWRETAGAEHPVYWQNQGGGRWLRRNFDAWVSLEPRLPVLHVNWHEADAYCRWARRRLPTEAEWEFAAGAERGQGNRPIESKLEYPWGEGPANADRANLEWRRMGCLPVDALPAGENAFGCRQMIGNVWEWTATDFGPYPGFSPGPYKEYSAPWFGDHKVLRGGCWVTRPALIRNQYRNFYQPHRRDVWAGFRTCALTDRT from the coding sequence ATGATCACTCCATCGACCGAGCCCTCTTTGACTGGGCTTCTCAACGATTTGCAGGAAGCCCGCGAACGAACGCTCGAACTCATCGAGGACCTGACCGATGAACAGATGATCGGCCCGCGCCTCGCGATCGTCAATCCATTGCGCTGGGAGATTGGCCATGTGGGATGGTTCCAGGAGTACTGGATCCTGCGCCATTACCGCAGACAGATGCCAATCGGGGCCGACCGTGACCGCCTCTACGATTCTGCGGCGGTCGCCCACGACACACGATGGGATTTGCTGCTTCCTTCAAAGGCAGAGACGGTTGCCTATATTCAGCAAATTCTCAAACGCGTCGTGGAGGGGGAGGGGCGGGGCCCTCTCGGAGAGCCTGACAGGTACAATGAAGCGTATTTCATTCGCTTGGCTCTTCTTCACGAGTACATGCACGCCGAAGCGATCACCTATACCCGACAGACATTAGGGTACCCTCCTCCTCGGATCCGCATCACCGGGAGGTCGAGCTCCGAGGGCGAGAAGGATCAACTTTCCACGACAGGAATGGAGAGACCCACCGATGATTCCGGACCGGATCTTGGAGACGCTGAGATTCCTGGGGGGACTTTTCATCTCGGCAGCACGCCCGACATGCCATTTGTATTTGATAACGAGCAGTGGGCACATCCCGTCACGGTGAAGGCATTCCGTATGGCGCGGGGGGCGGTAACGAACCGGGAATTTGCAGCCTTTGTCGAGGACGAGGGCTACAAACGACGCGAGTTTTGGACCGACGCGGGATGGATATGGCGCGAGACGGCTGGAGCTGAACATCCGGTCTACTGGCAGAATCAAGGAGGCGGCCGATGGCTGCGCCGCAACTTTGATGCTTGGGTTTCACTCGAACCCCGCTTGCCAGTCCTTCACGTCAACTGGCACGAAGCGGATGCCTATTGCCGCTGGGCCCGACGTCGCCTGCCCACCGAGGCGGAATGGGAGTTCGCAGCCGGCGCTGAGAGAGGGCAGGGCAATCGCCCCATAGAGTCGAAGCTAGAGTATCCTTGGGGTGAAGGGCCTGCGAACGCGGATCGCGCCAACCTCGAGTGGCGGCGGATGGGCTGTCTCCCGGTCGATGCCCTGCCGGCGGGAGAGAACGCCTTCGGGTGCCGCCAGATGATCGGCAATGTCTGGGAATGGACAGCGACTGACTTTGGGCCTTATCCGGGATTCTCCCCGGGACCTTACAAGGAATACTCCGCACCCTGGTTCGGAGACCACAAGGTGTTGCGCGGCGGGTGCTGGGTCACGCGCCCCGCTCTGATTCGGAACCAGTACCGGAACTTTTACCAACCCCACCGCCGGGACGTCTGGGCGGGCTTCCGCACTTGTGCCTTGACGGACAGGACATGA
- a CDS encoding TIGR04348 family glycosyltransferase, whose protein sequence is MRIGIITPSPPQSHSGNRITAVRWASILRGLGHQVRIAEAYAGEPYEMLIALHARRSYSSARYFHRAHRDRPLVVALTGTDLYHDLPRSRTAQMSLELATRIVALQPQARMELQPRLREKLRVIYQSVSPTGRKSSGSLVSDSVRNFNVCVIAHLRAIKDPFRAALAARRLPSSSRLRVLHLGAAMTVAMRRRALRETRINPRYRWLEDRPRRYVERTLARCAVCVLSSKAEGGANVLGEAIVSGVPVLASRIPGSVGILGEDYAGYFSVGNTKELTRLFIHAETDGKFLAELRSRCAKLAPLFSPAREREAWRRLLKELGR, encoded by the coding sequence ATGAGAATCGGGATTATCACTCCGTCGCCTCCCCAATCTCACTCCGGCAACCGGATTACCGCGGTTCGGTGGGCTTCCATCTTAAGAGGGCTGGGACATCAGGTACGGATCGCGGAAGCTTATGCAGGGGAGCCTTACGAGATGCTGATTGCGTTGCATGCCCGGCGCAGTTACTCCTCCGCGCGGTATTTTCACCGTGCCCATCGGGACCGCCCCTTAGTGGTCGCCCTGACGGGCACGGATCTATACCATGACCTCCCCCGAAGCCGGACTGCACAGATGTCTCTGGAACTCGCCACCCGCATCGTCGCCCTTCAGCCCCAGGCACGGATGGAGCTGCAACCGCGGCTCCGGGAGAAGCTCCGCGTCATTTATCAGTCTGTCTCGCCAACGGGGAGAAAATCGAGCGGTTCTCTTGTCAGTGATTCGGTCCGCAATTTCAATGTCTGCGTAATCGCCCATCTTCGTGCTATCAAGGATCCCTTCAGGGCGGCGCTCGCCGCGCGGCGGCTCCCATCTTCGTCCCGCCTCCGGGTACTCCACCTGGGTGCCGCGATGACCGTCGCCATGAGACGCCGCGCGCTCAGGGAGACCAGAATTAATCCGCGGTACCGTTGGCTGGAGGACCGGCCGCGCCGGTACGTCGAACGGACCCTGGCACGGTGTGCAGTCTGTGTGCTTTCTTCGAAGGCCGAGGGCGGAGCGAATGTCCTGGGAGAGGCCATCGTCTCCGGGGTCCCCGTGCTGGCCTCACGGATACCCGGCTCGGTGGGCATCCTGGGTGAAGATTACGCGGGCTATTTCAGCGTGGGTAACACAAAGGAGCTGACCCGACTCTTCATCCACGCTGAAACGGATGGGAAGTTTCTCGCGGAACTTCGATCCCGATGCGCGAAACTTGCGCCGCTATTTTCTCCGGCCCGCGAACGGGAGGCCTGGAGGCGTCTGTTAAAGGAGCTGGGCAGATGA
- a CDS encoding acetoacetate--CoA ligase, whose amino-acid sequence MKTPLWTPSEERKRNANITAFIHQVNEKCSLEIRNYPELYRWSVENIPAFWEMVWDYAGIKASHGYDVVVDDLDRFPGARWFPGARLNFSENLLRYCDDRAALIFKGENETSRTMTYAQLYTEVAGAAKALREVGVVPGDRVVAYMPNLIETVVAMLAATSLGAVWAACATDIGPHAALDRLGQVDPKVLFTADGYFHKGQWFDTRANAARLAQDIPSLKRVVVVQCSTGNPTFRRIPQAVRYDNFISPQGGPIQFEQLPFDHPVYIMFSSGTTGKPKCIVQGAGVLINHLKEHRLHTDLKRDDRMFYITTCSWMMWNWVVSGLATGGTLILYHGNPFYPNPGAMWKMVQDERISIFGCSATYINYLRSQGIKPGEEYDLSSLKEISQTGSSLSAEGFEYVYRSIKQDLYFNSISGGTDINGCFASGNPISPVYAGELQGPALAMKINAYDEAANPVRDRQGELVCEAPSPSMPLSFWNDPDQEKYRGAYFNFFPKHNVWRHGDYIQIHSDTGGITFYGRSDSTLKPSGVRIGTAEIYTAMEGFEEITDSLAVGQHWEGDQRVVLFVKMKPGVLLSEALQSRIKEEIKVNASLRHVPALIVEVPDIPYTFNMKKVESAVAHIVNGNPVTNRDVLRNPESLEAFEKILPKLKH is encoded by the coding sequence ATGAAGACACCCCTTTGGACGCCCTCGGAAGAGCGCAAACGCAACGCGAATATCACGGCGTTCATTCATCAGGTCAACGAAAAATGCTCCCTTGAGATTCGAAACTATCCCGAGCTCTATCGGTGGTCTGTTGAGAATATTCCCGCCTTTTGGGAGATGGTATGGGACTACGCAGGGATCAAGGCCTCGCACGGGTACGATGTGGTCGTTGACGATCTCGACAGATTCCCCGGCGCTCGATGGTTTCCTGGGGCACGCCTCAATTTTTCAGAAAATCTTTTGCGGTATTGCGATGACCGAGCCGCGCTGATTTTCAAAGGGGAAAACGAAACCTCGCGTACGATGACGTACGCTCAGCTTTACACCGAGGTCGCGGGCGCGGCCAAAGCGCTGCGTGAGGTCGGGGTAGTCCCCGGTGATCGTGTAGTCGCCTACATGCCCAATCTGATTGAAACCGTGGTCGCGATGCTCGCGGCGACATCGCTGGGCGCCGTGTGGGCCGCTTGCGCGACTGACATCGGGCCGCACGCCGCGCTCGACCGACTCGGCCAAGTCGACCCAAAGGTGTTGTTCACGGCCGACGGTTATTTCCACAAGGGCCAATGGTTCGATACCCGAGCCAACGCGGCCCGGCTTGCCCAAGACATTCCATCACTTAAAAGGGTCGTGGTGGTGCAATGCTCAACCGGCAATCCTACCTTCCGCAGGATTCCTCAGGCTGTCCGTTATGACAATTTTATCTCTCCTCAGGGAGGCCCCATCCAATTTGAGCAACTCCCTTTTGACCATCCCGTTTACATCATGTTTTCCTCGGGCACCACGGGAAAACCCAAGTGCATCGTGCAGGGGGCCGGGGTGCTCATCAATCATCTCAAAGAGCACCGGCTCCATACCGATCTGAAGCGGGACGACCGGATGTTTTACATCACGACGTGCAGCTGGATGATGTGGAACTGGGTGGTGAGCGGCCTGGCCACGGGCGGTACGCTCATCCTTTACCATGGCAATCCATTCTATCCGAATCCCGGGGCGATGTGGAAAATGGTCCAGGACGAGCGCATTTCCATCTTCGGATGCAGCGCAACCTACATCAATTACCTGAGGAGTCAGGGGATAAAACCTGGCGAAGAATACGATCTTTCGTCCCTGAAGGAAATATCACAAACCGGCTCCAGCCTTTCAGCAGAGGGCTTCGAGTACGTTTACCGCTCCATCAAACAGGACCTGTATTTCAATTCGATTTCCGGGGGTACCGACATCAACGGCTGCTTCGCCTCCGGCAATCCGATCAGCCCGGTGTATGCCGGCGAACTGCAGGGTCCCGCCCTCGCGATGAAAATTAATGCCTACGACGAAGCGGCCAATCCGGTTCGCGATCGCCAGGGAGAGCTGGTGTGCGAAGCACCGTCGCCCTCCATGCCGCTCTCCTTCTGGAACGATCCCGATCAGGAGAAATACCGGGGGGCATATTTTAATTTCTTTCCCAAACACAACGTCTGGCGGCACGGGGATTACATCCAAATCCACAGCGATACCGGCGGCATCACCTTCTACGGGCGGTCCGACTCGACGCTGAAGCCTTCCGGCGTCCGCATTGGCACGGCAGAAATCTATACCGCGATGGAGGGATTCGAAGAGATAACCGATTCGCTGGCCGTCGGACAACACTGGGAAGGGGACCAGCGTGTCGTTTTGTTCGTCAAGATGAAGCCGGGCGTCTTGCTCAGTGAAGCGCTTCAAAGCAGGATCAAGGAAGAAATCAAAGTGAATGCCTCGCTTCGGCATGTCCCGGCGCTGATTGTCGAAGTCCCAGACATTCCGTACACCTTCAACATGAAAAAGGTCGAGAGCGCGGTGGCTCACATCGTCAACGGCAATCCGGTGACCAACCGCGACGTCCTCCGCAATCCCGAATCACTGGAGGCTTTTGAAAAGATACTGCCGAAGTTGAAGCACTGA
- a CDS encoding Crp/Fnr family transcriptional regulator: MKTERTLPSDLTAVLNQVEGGERILALRPKQTVFSQGDRANAIFFIQKGEVELTVVSRQGREAVLGLLDAGNFVGEECLAGQPFRMETATTLIESSLVKIDRKIMIDVLKQQPAFSRFFISYLLSSNVRSKEDLEDQLFNCSEKRLARVLLKLAHFGEDNQNEATLPEVNQQMLAEKVGTTRQRVNFFMNKFRKLGFIEYGGRLQVHRSLFTVLLRD, translated from the coding sequence ATGAAAACCGAAAGGACGTTGCCTTCGGACCTCACTGCAGTGCTCAACCAAGTGGAAGGGGGAGAAAGAATTCTAGCTCTTCGACCGAAGCAGACCGTCTTCTCCCAGGGGGATCGGGCCAATGCCATTTTTTTCATTCAAAAGGGCGAAGTGGAGCTCACCGTTGTCTCCAGGCAGGGAAGGGAAGCGGTACTCGGCCTTCTTGACGCCGGCAACTTCGTCGGGGAGGAATGCCTGGCGGGTCAGCCGTTCCGGATGGAGACCGCCACCACCCTGATCGAGTCTTCCCTTGTGAAAATTGACCGGAAAATCATGATCGATGTCCTCAAGCAGCAACCCGCCTTCTCACGATTCTTCATCTCCTATCTGCTTTCGAGCAATGTTCGATCCAAAGAGGACCTGGAGGACCAACTGTTCAATTGCAGCGAGAAGCGTCTGGCCCGGGTACTGCTCAAACTGGCCCACTTTGGCGAGGACAATCAGAATGAGGCCACTCTTCCGGAAGTCAATCAACAGATGCTGGCGGAGAAGGTAGGCACCACGCGCCAAAGGGTCAATTTCTTCATGAACAAATTCAGGAAGCTGGGGTTCATTGAATATGGCGGTCGCCTGCAAGTGCACCGTTCACTTTTCACGGTCCTGCTCCGTGATTGA